DNA sequence from the Cellulophaga sp. HaHaR_3_176 genome:
ATATGGCACAACTAACTGAAGAGGTTGGTGAGGTTGCACGTATAATAGCACGTAGGTATGGTGAGCAAAGCGAAAAAGAATCAGATAAAAATAAAGATCTAGGAGAAGAATTAGCTGATGTCATGTTCGTTGTTTTGTGTTTGGCGAACCAAACAGGAATAGATTTACAACAAGCTTTTGATAAAAAGTTAGATTTAAAAACAAAGCGTGATCATGATAGGCATCACAATAATAAAAAGTTGAAATAGTAGTATATTTACCACTTAATTTTTCGAGACTAGAAATTTTCTAAACCATACTGCATTGAAATTACATTTAACATCGCCAGAGAGCAATCATATA
Encoded proteins:
- a CDS encoding nucleotide pyrophosphohydrolase — encoded protein: MNISNAQQEVDNWIKEHGVRYFNELTNMAQLTEEVGEVARIIARRYGEQSEKESDKNKDLGEELADVMFVVLCLANQTGIDLQQAFDKKLDLKTKRDHDRHHNNKKLK